One genomic window of Solanum dulcamara chromosome 12, daSolDulc1.2, whole genome shotgun sequence includes the following:
- the LOC129876760 gene encoding stemmadenine O-acetyltransferase-like — MAICICAFHKIADGATLYGLANAWAKTAQGSSNDLPEFVSAAKYLPPPIPHVSNKPTLQFEFTNFYYNEQSVSKLFTFDASTITSPRAKAVSDDVPVPTRVEAPLPDHCVGNVVGVATACKGENDDGSDSATLVNCIRKSFSQLSSKYVEKQSRDEAIFAIPCDFMEITERQILGEIALQLSSLCGYNIYVDFDWGKPSWVSSSPRMPRNNVQLMETKDCDGIDAWICLKDKDAMSNFQQELELQLLPFGSVN; from the exons ATGGCTATTTGTATATGTGCTTTTCATAAAATTGCTGACGGGGCCACGCTGTATGGCCTCGCCAATGCCTGGGCAAAAACTGCCCAGGGTAGCTCCAATGATTTACCTGAATTCGTTTCAGCTGCTAAATACTTGCCACCACCCATCCCTCATGTCTCAAACAAACCAACACTGCAGTTTGAATTTACCAATTTCTATTATAACGAACAAAGTGtttcaaaattatttacttttgaTGCTTCTACTATAACATCGCCCAGGGCTAAGGCCGTGAGCGATGATGTACCCGTGCCAACACGGGTTGAAGCT CCATTGCCAGATCATTGTGTAGGAAATGTTGTTGGAGTTGCCACAGCGTGTAAAGGTGAGAACGACGATGGATCTGACTCAGCCACATTGGTGAATTGTATAAGAAAATCGTTTTCACAACTGAGTTCCAAGTATGTGGAGAAACAAAGTCGAGATGAGGCGATTTTTGCCATTCCCTGTGACTTCATGGAGATAACTGAAAGGCAAATCCTAGGGGAGATTGCGTTACAACTTAGTAGCTTGTGTGGCTACAATATATACGTTGATTTTGATTGGGGAAAACCATCATGGGTAAGTTCAAGTCCAAGGATGCCTAGGAATAATGTCCAATTGATGGAAACAAAGGATTGTGATGGAATAGATGCGTGGATATGTTTGAAAGATAAAGATGCTATGTCAAATTTTCAACAAGAGCTAGAGCTGCAGTTGCTACCATTTGGATCTGTCAACTAA
- the LOC129877029 gene encoding stomatal closure-related actin-binding protein 3-like: protein MTKVSPEFVDEPQMQIVWSVSRDVSLSNNQFPTYKLGPNFEVLQETKEDNKGPPLKEVVEEETNRLTEQHNRLSVRDLASKFDKNLSAAAKLSNEAKIREAPSLEGHVLLKKLRDSLEFLKGRLTGLNKEDIEKAISLVEALAVKLTQNEGELIQEKFEVKKLVNFLKQASEDAKRLVNQERSFACAEIESARSVVQRIGEALDEEERNSPTSAKQEVEGLLEEVQEARRIKLLHQPSKVMDMEHELRALRIQIREKSTVSFKLQKELTMSRRAGQNKSEFYELIGSETLGSIIRIQSCSDEAIDVSKYSIQWYRLSSECSRREPIVGADKFVYAPEPIDIGRLLEADIVSNGQKVSLTTTTPIDTASGLGSYVETLFRKSNIEFSVVIAQMNGRNYPSRSAHCFHVGKTKLKLGKGWITKARDSYSKSMQLCGFRGGGNSAAKSLFWLPRKGHSFVLVFESEKERNGALLAARKYAMDCNVILAGPDDDALL, encoded by the exons ATGACAAAGGTCAGTCCAGAATTTGTAGATGAGCCTCAGATGCAGATAGTTTGGTCAGTATCAAGAGATGTGAGCTTGTCCAATAACCAGTTTCCGACATATAAGCTAGGACCCAACTTTGAGGTTCTACAGGAGACAAAGGAGGATAATAAAGGCCCGCCTTTAAAGGAAGTAGTCGAGGAAGAAACAAATCGGCTGACAGAACAACACAACCGCCTTTCTGTTCGtgaccttgctagcaaatttgacaaGAATCTGTCAGCTGCAGCTAAATTGTCTAATGAG GCTAAAATTAGAGAGGCACCTTCCCTAGAGGGACATGTCCTTTTGAAGAAGCTCAGAGATTCTTTAGAATTTCTCAAAGGAAGATTGACAGGACTAAACAAGGAGGACATTGAAAAAGCTATTTCATTG GTGGAAGCTTTGGCAGTAAAGTTGACACAAAATGAGGGAGAGCTTATTCAAGAGAAGTTTGAAGTGAAAAAGCTTGTGAATTTTCTCAAGCAG GCCTCTGAAGATGCTAAAAGATTGGTTAACCAGGAAAGATCTTTTGCTTGTGCTGAAATTGAGAGTGCCAGATCAGTCGTGCAAAGAATTGGAGAGGCTCTTGACGAAGAAGAAAGGAATTCCCCGACCTCTGCAAAACAG GAAGTGGAGGGACTGCTGGAAGAGGTTCAAGAAGCTAGAAGAATAAAACTCTTGCATCAGCCTAGTAAG gtgatggACATGGAACATGAACTGAGAGCGTTGAGAATCCAGATCAGGGAGAAGTCTACGGTTTCATTTAAGCTTCAGAAAGAG CTAACAATGAGCAGAAGAGCCGGGCAAAATAAATCcgaattttatgagttgattggtTCTGAAACGTTAGGCTCTATAATAAGAATCCAGTCATGTTCAGATGAAGCCATTGATGtttcaaaatattcaattcaGTGGTATCGTTTATCATCTGAATGCAGCAGAAGGGAACCTATTGTTG GTGCAGACAAATTTGTTTATGCTCCGGAGCCTATTGACATTGGGAGACTTTTAGAAGCAGATATAGTCTCAAATGGCCAAAAAGTCTCACTGACAACTACTACTCCTATCGATACAG CATCTGGATTGGGGAGTTATGTCGAGACACTTTTCCGGAAGTCAAACATTGAATTCAGT GTGGTTATTGCACAGATGAATGGACGGAACTATCCATCACGTTCTGCACACTGCTTTCATGTCGGGAAAACAAAGCTGAAGTTGGGCAAAGGATGGATTACAAAAGCTAGAGATTCGTACTCTAAGTCTATGCAG CTATGTGGATTTAGAGGAGGCGGAAATTCTGCGGCTAAGTCATTGTTTTGGCTACCAAGGAAAGGACATTCCTTTGTGTTAGTATTTGAAtcagagaaagaaagaaacggAGCACTTTTGGCAGCTCGGAAATATGCCATGGACTGCAAC GTAATTCTTGCTGGACCTGATGATGATGCTTTGCTTTAG
- the LOC129876761 gene encoding probable mediator of RNA polymerase II transcription subunit 26b: MTNISGELSKWRDFFGSANSNVFDILEFAVRVAAIDHPKEFKLRRDRITELLYSFRGFGCDNVENVVPNADKVVANTVDVDGDKGTRKCKNEFVREFKGCDVKERKSGEMSVTEIEALSDEIEEESRVVKEVLSIKKIIDNNQNESDSNIYKSLRRLQLMALSVETLQETEIGKSVYALKRHNSKNIRYLVKTIVKDWMYMVKEWVDARAAFTERNPESTKAFVVDGEEEGLPSPPLEDLPFLSTQTTSIELSQIFDGMDDDGNVLRSADKKDEQKKKQTSLVKPNKPPGGNYGRGRPTKPTLERKLNNDHEMKLQQKSDKSKIQTRLVPTQQNFIVSLYLKLKCPDQDEEHVKFEATKRKLQEHYQEAENAKRQRAIQVMKLHEIPKQGRGVRNPQMRPSNYNRPLANKPR; encoded by the exons ATGACAAATATTTCTGGGGAACTTAGTAAATGGAGGGACTTTTTTGGGTCAGCAAACTCAAATGTATttgatattcttgagtttgcTGTAAGGGTGGCAGCTATAGATCACCCAAAAGAGTTTAAATTGAGAAGGGATAGAATTACTGAGCTACTTTATTCATTTAGGGGATTTGGTTGTGACAATGTTGAAAATGTTGTACCAAATGCTGATAAAGTAGTAGCAAATACTGTTGATGTTGATGGTGATAAGGGTACAAGAAAGTGTAAAAATGAGTTTGTTAGAGAGTTTAAAGGTTGTGATgttaaagaaaggaaaagtgGTGAAATGAGTGTGACGGAAATTGAGGCATTGAGTGATGAGATAGAGGAAGAGTCTCGAGTTGTTAAGGAGGTTCTATCGATCAAAAAAATCATCGATAACAATCAAAACGAG TCTGATTCGAATATATATAAGAGCTTAAGGAGGCTTCAACTGATGGCTTTGTCTGTGGAGACTCTTCAG gAAACAGAAATTGGGAAGTCTGTTTATGCTCTCAAAAGGCACAACTCAAAGAATATTCGATATCTGGTCAAGACGATTGTCAA GGACTGGATGTATATGGTAAAAGAGTGGGTGGATGCTCGAGCAGCATTTACAG AAAGGAACCCTGAGTCTACGAAAGCATTCGTTGTTGATGGAGAGGAGGAGGGACTTCCTTCCCCGCCCTTGGAGGACTTACCTTTTCTTTCTACTCAGACCACCTCAATCGAGTTGTCACAA ATCTTCGATGGCATGGATGATGATGGAA ATGTTTTAAGAAGCGCG GACAAGAAGGACGagcaaaaaaagaaacaaacatCACTTGTCAAACCAAACAAGCCTCCCGGAGGCAATTATGGGCGTGGAAGACCAACTAAACCAACACTCGAACGGAAGCTCAACAATGATCATGAAATGAAACTCCAGCAGAAATCTGACAAAAGCAAAATTCAAACGAGGCTCGTGCCTACTCAACAAAAT TTCATTGTTTCGTTGTATTTGAAACTGAAATGTCCTGATCAGGATGAAGAACATGTGAAATTTGAGGCCACAAAGCGAAAGCTCCAAGAGCATTACCAAGAAGCTGAAAATG CCAAGAGGCAGAGGGCGATTCAGGTGATGAAGTTGCACGAGATCCCCAAGCAAGGTCGTGGCGTTAGAAATCCTCAAATGAGACCCAGTAACTATAATAGGCCTTTGGCAAATAAGCCTCGATGA
- the LOC129876331 gene encoding uncharacterized protein LOC129876331: MTTQLVPPQYVHELRTQKKSNVANHLEPWLQLEGKVVFVTGASAGLGRQFCLDLARSGCRVVVAARRVDRLKSLCDEINTMASSNPHLVRGMAVELDVTAHAATIEASVKKAWDAFGHIDALINNAGVRGGIKSSVDICEEEWENTLRTNLTGSWLVSKYVGRQMQASKKGGSIINISSISGLNRALMRGCIAYSSSKAAMDSMTKIMALELGEHNIRVNAIAPGLFKSEITESLVKKDWLKNVAKRSVPLKTFGTTDPALTSLVRYLVHDSSNYVSGNIFIVDAGYTLPGFPIFSSL; encoded by the exons ATGACAACACAATTAGTACCACCACAATATGTTCATGAGCTAAGGACTCAAAAAAAGAGCAATGTGGCTAACCATTTGGAGCCATGGCTACAATTGGAAGGCAAAGTGGTGTTTGTCACTGGTGCATCGGCGGGGCTCGGCCGCCAATTTTGCCTTGACCTAGCTAGGTCCGGTTGCAGAGTCGTGGTGGCTGCTCGTCGGGTGGATCGATTGAAGTCCCTTTGTGATGAAATTAATACAATGGCTAGTTCAAATCCTCATTTGGTTAGAGGGATGGCTGTTGAACTTGATGTTACTGCTCATGCTGCAACTATTGAAGCATCGGTAAAGAAGGCTTGGGATGCTTTTGGTCACATTGATGCTCTTATTAATAATGCTGGCGTTAGAG GTGGAATAAAATCTTCAGTGGATATTTGTGAGGAAGAGTGGGAAAACACTTTAAGGACAAATTTGACAGGATCTTGGTTGGTTTCCAAATATGTTGGAAGACAAATGCAAGCTTCAAAAAAAGGAGGATCAATTattaatatttcatcaatttctGGTTTAAATAGAGCTTTAATGCGTGGGTGTATTGCTTATAGTtcctccaaggctgccatggATTCTATGACAAAG ATAATGGCATTAGAATTGGGAGAACACAATATTAGAGTGAATGCAATAGCTCCAGGGCTTTTCAAATCAGAGATTACTGAGAGTTTAGTGAAAAAAGATTGGCTCAAAAATGTAGCAAAAAGAAGTGTTCCACTAAAAACATTTGGTACAACTGATCCAGCATTGACTTCACTAGTGAGATATTTGGTCCATGATTCTTCCAACTATGTATCTGGcaatatatttattgttgatGCTGGTTACACACTACCTGGCTTTCCTATCTTTTCCTCTCTTTAA
- the LOC129877582 gene encoding probable auxin efflux carrier component 1c yields MISLSDLYHVLTAVVPLYVAMILAYGSVKWWKIFSPDQCSGINRFVALFAVPLLSFHFIASNNPYAMNYRFIAADTLQKIIVLFVLAIWSRVSSRGSLEWSITLFSLSTLPNTLVMGIPLLKGMYGDASGSLMVQIVVLQCIIWYTLMLFLFEYRGARMLIAEQFPDTGGSIISFKVDSDIISLDGKEPLETQAEVGDDGKLHVTVRKSTSSRSEIFSRRSHGPNSGLSLTPRPSNLTNAEIYSLQSSRNPTPRGSSFNHTDFYSMVNGKNANMSPRNSNFGNYGHDEESGVAGFGRGNGVYGQGNAGYPAPTNAGIFSPATGPVTKKKANGGTDGGKDLHMFVWSSSASPVSEGGIHVFRGGGDYGNELGVGAHPKDYDEFGREEFTFGNKQNLNGNDREGPVVRSSSTTELRPKIAPEETKATAMPPASVMTRLILIMVWRKLIRNPNTYSSLIGLTWSLVSFKWNVQMPAIIAKSISILSDAGLGMAMFSLGLFMALSPRIIACGKTIAIFSMGVRFLTGPAVMAAASIAVGLRGVLLHIAIVQAALPQGIVPFVFAKEYGVHPDILSTGVIFGMLVALPITLVYYILLGL; encoded by the exons atgatATCACTTTCAGACCTTTACCATGTTCTCACTGCTGTAGTTCCACTGTATGTAGCAATGATCTTAGCTTATGGTTCAGTGAAATGGTGGAAAATATTTAGCCCTGACCAATGTTCTGGAATCAATAGATTTGTTGCTCTTTTTGCTGTTCCATTGCTATCTTTTCACTTCATTGCTTCCAACAATCCATATGCCATGAACTACAGGTTTATAGCTGCTGACACTCTTCAGAAAATCATAGTTCTTTTTGTTCTAGCCATTTGGTCAAGAGTTAGCTCAAGGGGGTCCCTTGAATGGTCCATTACTTTGTTTTCACTTTCCACTTTACCAAACACTTTAGTTATGGGGATTCCTTTGTTAAAGGGTATGTATGGTGATGCCTCAGGAAGTTTAATGGTCCAAATTGTTGTGCTTCAATGTATCATTTGGTACACTTTGATGCTTTTCTTGTTTGAGTATAGAGGAGCAAGAATGCTTATTGCAGAACAGTTTCCTGACACTGGAGGGTCCATTATTTCCTTTAAAGTTGATTCTGATATTATTTCATTAGATGGGAAAGAGCCATTGGAAACTCAAGCTGAAGTTGGTGATGATGGGAAACTTCATGTTACTGTTAGAAAATCCACTAGTTCAAGGTCTGAAATTTTTTCAAGAAGATCTCATGGTCCTAATTCTGGTCTTTCGTTAACCCCAAGACCATCAAACTTAACAAATGCTGAAATTTATTCATTGCAATCTTCAAGAAATCCAACTCCTAGAGGTTCAAGTTTTAACCATACTGATTTTTACTCCATGGTGAATGGAAAAAATGCTAATATGAGTCCAAGGAATTCAAATTTTGGGAACTATGGTCATGATGAGGAGAGTGGAGTTGCTGGATTTGGGAGAGGAAATGGGGTTTATGGACAGGGGAATGCAGGATACCCTGCTCCTACTAATGCTGGAATCTTTTCTCCAGCCACTGGACCAGTGACCAAGAAGAAGGCAAATGGTGGTACAGATGGTGGAAAAGATCTTCACATGTTTGTTTGGAGTTCAAGTGCTTCACCAGTATCTGAAGGAGGGATTCATGTCTTTAGGGGAGGAGGTGACTATGGTAATGAGCTTGGTGTTGGAGCCCACCCAAAAG attatgatgaatttggCCGAGAAGAGTTCACATTCGGAAACAAACAGAACCTGAATGGAAATGACCGGGAAGGACCAGTTGTCCGCTCAAGCTCCACAACTGAGCTCCGTCCTAAGATTGCTCCAGAAGAGACCAAGGCTACTGCCATGCCACCAGCTAGTGTCATGACCAGGCTCATTTTGATTATGGTGTGGCGAAAACTAATTAGGAACCCAAATACCTACTCCAGCCTCATTGGCTTAACTTGGTCCTTGGTCTCTTTCAA GTGGAATGTTCAAATGCCTGCGATTATAGCCAAATCAATATCAATTCTTTCTGATGCTGGACTTGGAATGGCGATGTTTAGTCTTG GTTTGTTCATGGCATTGTCACCTAGAATCATTGCATGTGGGAAAACAATTGCTATCTTCTCAATGGGTGTGAGATTCCTAACTGGTCCTGCAGTCATGGCTGCTGCCTCCATTGCAGTCGGACTTCGAGGTGTCCTTTTGCATATTGCGATTGTTCAG GCGGCTTTACCTCAGGGAATTGTTCCATTTGTCTTTGCCAAAGAATACGGCGTTCATCCTGATATATTGAGCACAGG GGTTATATTTGGGATGTTAGTAGCTCTTCCTATCACTTTGGTCTACTACATTTTACTGGGGCTTTGA
- the LOC129876642 gene encoding transcription factor bHLH106-like, giving the protein MQQQYFQENLESCNYLSKNKSSSSSDNNMMEEYFGFDIEAIKGFCSSSQFYPHHVEFQETIESNNSPEARAKNHKEAERRRRERINSHLHSLRTLLSCNSKLDKASLLAKVVQRVRELKEQTSQIMQSETNLFPSETDEITVLSSNDCLADGRLLIKASLCCEDRIDLIPDLIETLKSLGLTPIRAEMVTLGGRIRNVIVIASDRKDSNNNNTDDESSILFLRDALRSIVQRSSYGSGERGKRRKVLGQGTKNY; this is encoded by the exons ATGCAACAACAATACTttcaagaaaacttggaatcTTGCAATTATTTGTCCAAAAataaatcatcatcatcaagtgATAATAATATGATGGAAGAATATTTTGGTTTTGATATTGAAGCAATTAAAGGCTTTTGTAGCTCCTCCCAATTTTATCCTCATCATGTGGAATTTCAAGAAACTATAGAGAGTAATAATAGTCCAGAAGCTAGAGCTAAAAATCATAAAGAAgctgaaagaagaagaagagaaaggattaATTCTCATCTTCATAGCCTCAGAACCCTACTTTCCTGCAATTCTAAG TTAGATAAAGCTTCATTACTAGCCAAAGTTGTTCAACGTGTGAGGGAACTCAAAGAACAAACTTCACAAATCATGCAAAGTGAAACAAACTTATTCCCTTCTGAAACTGATGAAATCACTGTGTTATCATCAAATGATTGTTTAGCTGATGGTAGATTACTCATTAAGGCCTCTCTTTGTTGCGAGGATCGAATCGATCTCATCCCTGACCTAATCGAAACCCTAAAATCTCTTGGATTGACTCCTATAAGAGCTGAAATGGTCACGTTAGGAGGGAGAATTCGTAATGTGATCGTAATAGCTTCTGATCGTAAagatagtaataataacaatactgaTGATGAATCGTCTATTTTGTTCTTGAGAGATGCTTTGAGGTCTATAGTTCAACGTTCGAGTTATGGTAGTGGTGAACGGGGTAAAAGACGAAAAGTATTAGGTCAAGGAACAAAGAATTACTAG